The window TATCGATCCTCTATAAAAAAGAAACCAAATTCCCACCCATATCATACGACCACACACTCCAAAATGAGTCCGTGTCTTCATCTACTCCTACAAGTACTATGTTGTACGTTGATTTTGCCGCATGCAGTAGTAACGGCGTTCACGGTGATCATGTCCGATTCCGGCGTGCCGTCCACCCTAGTTGACGGTCCACAAACGGGATTTTCCATGAACCAAGACGGTTCCCGAACCGACAAGCGAGAGCAAGAAGCAGTGTACGACATCATGCGAGCCACCGGAAACGCTTGGGCCACCGACATCCCCGACGTGTGCCGCGGCCGCTGGCACGGCATCGAGTGCATGCCCGACAAGGACGACGTTTTCCACGTCGTTTCCCTCTCATTCGGAGCACTCTCCGATGATACCGCTTTTCCGACATGCGACCCAACCCGCTCCTTCATCTCAGCCTCCATCGCCAACCTCCCTCACCTCAAGACCTTGTTCTTTTACCGTTGTTTCAGTTACAACCCTCAGCCCATCCCATCCTTCTTGGGCCTATTGGGCCCGTCCTTGCAAACCTTGGTCCTCAGAGAAAACGGCCACGTTGGGCCCATTCCTGTTGAATTGGGCAACCTCACCCGTTTGAGGGTACTTGATCTTCACAAAAACAACCTCAACGGCTCCATACCCATCTCCTTGGGCCGTATCACTGGTTTAAGGTCTTTGGATTTAAGCGGCAACAAAATAACCGGTTCCATACCCGGTTTTGCCTTCCCCTCTTTGAACGTATTGGACCTTAGCCAGAACCTTCTCATGGGCTCAATTCCTTCTACCTTTTGGGACTGCTACTCTCTCATCAAATTGGATTTCAGTCGCAACCGGCTCGTGGGCCCATTGCCGGAGAAGCCCATGGGCCTGAAGGATCTCATGCTTTTGGATTTAAGCTACAATCGTATCCAAGGCCCATTTCCGGGATCACTCAAGAGCCTGAGTTCTCTTCAGGCCTTGATCCTCAAAGGAAACCCAATGGGCTCGACGAGCATACCCGATGATGGGTTCGATGGTATGAAGGCCCTAATGATCCTTGTTTTGTCTAATATGAATTGGCATGGGCCGGTCCCAGAATCACTAGGCAAGTTGCGAAACCTTCGGGTGCTTCATCTGGATGGCAACCACTTCAATGGGTCAATTCCGAAGAGTTTTCGAGATTTGAGAAGCCTTAGTGAATTGAGGCTGAATGATAATGGGCTTATTGGGTCGGTCCCATTTGACAGAGAAATGGTATGGAGGATGAAAAGGAAGCTAAGGTTGAATAATAATTCAGGGCTTTGCTATGATGCAAGTAGTGGTTTAGGGGATAGCATGGATTCCACATTTGATTTAGGTATCAGTTTGTGTGACACTTCGAATCCAGGGTCGGTTAGGACAGTGCAACATCTTTCGGCTACCCAAAAGTTAATGCCCGTCACATCAGATGCTGTGGAAGCACTTACTTCATGGTCACTGGGACTAACTACTTTTGTActgtttttctataattttgttGTCAGTTGTAAATATTCATATCAATAGCAAAAGAATCTCAGGATGCCCTTGTCAGCACCtaggaaggaaaaaaagttttttttagtacaTCTAATGTCTCATAAAGAGTAAATAGTTTTCAGTGTTTCTTTGCTTACCTGTCTGCTACTATTATCTCTTTCGAtttttgaataatatatataaataatttttggtaCACATGTTGTGGGTGCACATCAGGAAGTTGATGGCGTCGGCGTTTGGATATACAGAAAATAATGTTGAGATGAGAGAAACCGTGCAGATGTCACGTTTATATACACTTGCTTTCTGGTCCAGTGTAATGAAATGAATGCTAAAGTAAATTATTGCAATTATTAAGGTATAATTTTTCTTGTTCATAgattagaattagaattttaCAACAATAATTCACTTCTTACTCCTTTCTTTTTGTATCTCTCAATGTGTAGATCAAGAGGTTTTcaagaatcatttttttattagagcaAGTGCTAATTATTATCATTCAGTATGCCAAAATCCCAAAACATTGCACTTTCTttcatcgtttttttttttgttatcattttGTCTGCCATATTACATTACtaataattatcaattatatttatctCCTTTCTTCTTGTATCTCTCATGTGTAGAGATCAAGATGTTTTCAAAGAATCATTTTTCTATTAGATCTTACTtccatttaatatattattttccacgtgggaaaaaaagagagagcaaggctaattattttctttcagcATGCCAAAATCCCAAACATTGCACTTTCTTTCatcgttttttatttttttagggggAGGCTAATTAAGTTTCTTGGATTATTTTTTTGCGGTACATATATGGATAACATTTATGTATCGATtataattatatgttaaaaatataaataccatTTAAGGGTCTATATGTCTATAAAGAGATGTCTGTAGtggtttgaatttcaaattgcGTTGCGAATACGAAACTGCTGGTAGGAAGTCATGTTCGACTAAATTTAATCCCCTCATTGCACCCAATACAAATgtatttatatgttatttttttattcatacgaattaaacatgatattaaaagatttataatatttatataattcaattaattgaactaaattttctaatattttttattttcttgtaggGGATAACTCGGCCTCCAGGTATTGgttattatacaaattaatttttgtatgcaaccttaaaaaatgacaatataGTACTCCCAATTTCAGTAGTTTGCCTCAGTTATCTCCTTAAATAGGGGCTTAAAGAATCAGCTCTAGatataggaaaaaataattaagattactGCACCAGTTTGCACCGTACGTGTATTAAGACTTAAGAGTGTTGTTGTCTATATAGGCTTTcatattaaagtgaaagtatTTTGATACATATATACTTGCATAGTTGCATGGCATAATagtttataaaaatgattttctttttcccgAAGATCATTTTGAATTGAAGG of the Glycine max cultivar Williams 82 chromosome 13, Glycine_max_v4.0, whole genome shotgun sequence genome contains:
- the LOC100803490 gene encoding protein TOO MANY MOUTHS, which encodes MSPCLHLLLQVLCCTLILPHAVVTAFTVIMSDSGVPSTLVDGPQTGFSMNQDGSRTDKREQEAVYDIMRATGNAWATDIPDVCRGRWHGIECMPDKDDVFHVVSLSFGALSDDTAFPTCDPTRSFISASIANLPHLKTLFFYRCFSYNPQPIPSFLGLLGPSLQTLVLRENGHVGPIPVELGNLTRLRVLDLHKNNLNGSIPISLGRITGLRSLDLSGNKITGSIPGFAFPSLNVLDLSQNLLMGSIPSTFWDCYSLIKLDFSRNRLVGPLPEKPMGLKDLMLLDLSYNRIQGPFPGSLKSLSSLQALILKGNPMGSTSIPDDGFDGMKALMILVLSNMNWHGPVPESLGKLRNLRVLHLDGNHFNGSIPKSFRDLRSLSELRLNDNGLIGSVPFDREMVWRMKRKLRLNNNSGLCYDASSGLGDSMDSTFDLGISLCDTSNPGSVRTVQHLSATQKLMPVTSDAVEALTSWSLGLTTFVLFFYNFVVSCKYSYQ